TCGCCTGCTGCCCCCACCGTCCACCGGCACCTTGCCGATGATCCCGCCCAGCTGACCCAACGACGCGGTCAGCTCGGCCGGGATGATCCAGGTCGAGGCGTTCTCGCCGTTCGCGATCTTCGGCAGGGTCTGCAGGTACTGGTAGTTGAGCAGCTTCTGGTCGGGGTTGCCGTCGTGGATGGCCTGGAACACCGTCTCGATGGCGCGACCCTCACCCTGGGCCTTGAGGATGGCGGACTGCCGCTCGCCCTCGGCCTCGAGGATCGCCGCCTGCTTCTGGCCCTCCGCGGTCAGGATCTGGGCCTGCTTCTGGCCCTCCGCGGTCAGGATCGCCGCCTGGCGCTCGCCCTCGGCGGTGAGGATGACGGCGCGCCGGTCACGCTCGGCCCGCATCTGCTTCTCCATCGCGTCGATGATGGTGGGCGGGGGGTCGATGCTCTTGAGCTCCACCCGGTTGACCTTGATGCCCCAGCGGCTCGTGGCGGCGTCGAGCTCGGCGCCCAGCGTGCGGTTGACCTGGTCGCGACCGGTCAGGGCGTGCTCGAGCGTCATGCCGCCGATGATGTTGCGCAGCGTCGTCATGGTCAGCTGGTGGATGGCCTCGATGTAGTTGACGATCTCGTAGGTCGCCGAGACGGGGTTGTTGACCGTGTAGTAGATCACCGTGTCGATCGAGACCGTCAGGTTGTCCTCGGTGATGACGTCCTGCGGCGGGAACGACAACACCTGCTCGCGCTGGTCGATCATGTACCGCAGACGGTCGAGGAACGGCAGGATCAGGTGCGGCCCGGAGTCCAGGGTCGTGCGGTACTTGCCGAGTCGCTCGACGATGCCGGCCCGCTGCTGCGGGACGATCTTGAACGACATCACGACCACGGCGATCGCCAGGATCAGCAGCAGGAAGGCGAAGATGGTGATGGCTGATGCGAACATCAGGCGTCCTTTCCGGCCACGATGGCGGTGGCCCCTTCGATGGAGACGACGGTGACCTCGGTCCCGACGTCCAGGGGTGTCGACACGACCGACCGGCGAGCCGTCCAGAGCTGGCCGTCGATGGTGACCCGGCCGGATCGGTCCGTCACGGGCTCGTCGACCACGCCGGTGCGCCCGACGAGGTTGTGGTGACCCACCGTAAGCGTGGGTCCGTCGTGCAGACGACGGGTGAACCGGGGCCGCACGAACATCAGCAGCAGCACGGACACGCCGCCGAAGACGATGAACGACAGCCAGACCGGGGCACCAAGGGCGGATGCCCCGGCCGCGACCAGCGCAGCGACCGCGAACATCAGCAGGACCAGCTCGAGGCTGGCCAGCTCGGCCAGCGCCAGGACCGTCGCGATCGCGATCCACACCACCCAGGTGTTGTCGTTGATCCAGTCGATCATGGTCCGACCTCCTCGCGAGCGGCGCGACGCCCGTACTGGGCCCTACGGGCAGCGTACCGACCGGAGTCGTAGGTGAGGTCCACGCGCGTGCCGAAGGTGCGGCCCAGGTTCTCGGCGGTCAGCGTCGACTCGAGCGGCCCGGCCGCGACCACGGAACCGGCCCGGAGCATCAGCACGTGGGTGAATCCCACCGGGATCTCCTCGA
The Aeromicrobium marinum DSM 15272 genome window above contains:
- a CDS encoding SPFH domain-containing protein, which encodes MFASAITIFAFLLLILAIAVVVMSFKIVPQQRAGIVERLGKYRTTLDSGPHLILPFLDRLRYMIDQREQVLSFPPQDVITEDNLTVSIDTVIYYTVNNPVSATYEIVNYIEAIHQLTMTTLRNIIGGMTLEHALTGRDQVNRTLGAELDAATSRWGIKVNRVELKSIDPPPTIIDAMEKQMRAERDRRAVILTAEGERQAAILTAEGQKQAQILTAEGQKQAAILEAEGERQSAILKAQGEGRAIETVFQAIHDGNPDQKLLNYQYLQTLPKIANGENASTWIIPAELTASLGQLGGIIGKVPVDGGGSRRRVDLDEQISASDLAQSTDTSEAVEEALEAARAAETKAPPTAE
- a CDS encoding NfeD family protein — encoded protein: MIDWINDNTWVVWIAIATVLALAELASLELVLLMFAVAALVAAGASALGAPVWLSFIVFGGVSVLLLMFVRPRFTRRLHDGPTLTVGHHNLVGRTGVVDEPVTDRSGRVTIDGQLWTARRSVVSTPLDVGTEVTVVSIEGATAIVAGKDA